The proteins below come from a single Columba livia isolate bColLiv1 breed racing homer chromosome 28, bColLiv1.pat.W.v2, whole genome shotgun sequence genomic window:
- the SSR2 gene encoding translocon-associated protein subunit beta: MKLLVLAVFALFSVARCEEGARLLASKSLLNRYAVEGKDLTLQYNIYNVGSSAALDVELSDDSFPPEDFGIVSGMLNVKWDRIAPASNVSHTVVLRPLKAGYFNFTSATITYLAQEGGQVVVGFTSAPGQGGILAQREFDRRFSPHFLDWAAFGVMTLPSIGIPLLLWYSSKRKYDTPKTKKN, encoded by the exons ATGAAGCTCCTGGTTCTCGCCGTGTTTGCCCTGTTTTCCGTGGCCCGCTGTGAGGAAGGCGCCAGGCTCCTGGCCTCCAAATCTCTATTAAACCGCTATGCAGTGGAGGGCAAGGACTTGACTTTACAGTACAACATATACAACGTTGGCTCCAG TGCCGCTTTAGACGTGGAGCTGTCGGATGATTCTTTCCCTCCAGAAGATTTTGGCATTGTCTCCGGGATGCTCAACGTCAAGTGGGACAGGATCGCTCC AGCAAGTAACGTCTCCCACACCGTGGTTCTGCGGCCTCTCAAAGCTGGTTACTTCAACTTCACCTCTGCCACCATCACATACCTGGCACAGGAGGGTGGGCAAGTTGTG GTTGGTTTCACTAGTGCTCCTGGGCAGGGAGGAATCTTGGCTCAGCGGGAGTTCGACAGGAGGTTCTCCCCACATTTT CTGGACTGGGCGGCTTTCGGCGTGATGACCCTGCCCTCCATCGGCATCCCGCTGCTGCTGTGGTACTCGAGCAAGAGAAAATATGACACCCCCAAGACCAAAAAGAACTGA